Genomic window (Ruminococcus flavefaciens AE3010):
CACCTCTGCGGTGTGAGTATCGGTGTCCAGAGCTATCTCACCAAAGCTCAGCAAAGACTTGCCGCCATTTGCGCTGCCCTTCCTGAGCTGGACCGCGATACGGGCAAGGAGCTCCTGCATATCAAAGGGCTTGGTGATATAGTCAGCCGCGCCGCCGAGGAGAAGCTCCACTTTATCGGTGATATCAGCCTTTGCGCTCACTATTATAACAGGGATATCCTTTATCTGCGGAAGGAGCTTTTCTCCAGTTATCCCCGGGAGCATAAGATCAAGGAGTATGAGATCGGGCTTTTCCTTTGACAGGAGCATGAGAGCTTCCGTCCCCGAATACGCCGCAGACACGGTATAGCCCTCTGCCGTAAGGGCTTCCGAAAGCATCCCGCTGATATGTTCATCGTCATCTATTATAAGAATATTGGACATTTTTCCACCTCGGTGCTTTTTTATCTATTATAGCATTTCTTTTATCCCAAAGCAAGGGCAGACCCTCTGCTTTCCTGCTCTCCACTATTATAATGAAAGAGCTCACTGAAAAAGGAACTGCTGATTGTATATTCTGACGTTTTGCACTGTAAAAACTTACAAATCGACCTATAAAATTTTGTTTATATTTTTTTTGATATTTCTTGATATAAAATATAACTTGTGTTATAATTATTACAGATTGTAATTCATTTTTGACAAAGGCGGTATAAAAAATGTCAAAAAAAGAATTCGGCGATCTGAATAAACGAGAGCTCGTTGACCTCGTTTATACAATGATGAATGCCGACGAAGAAAAAAGTTCGGAGCTTCCGCCTGTTGAGCAAGTCGCAGCAGAACGTGTAAAGCTTGATAACAAGGCTAAATTCCGACGAATACTGAAAAGTACCGTTTCCGCACTTCTTGTGGTAGCTGCCACAGCAGTATTGATATCAATGCTCTTTCTTCCCGTCATACAAGTATCGGGAGACAGCATGCAGCCCACACTTAACAGCGGAGATATTATACTACTTGTAAAAACAAAGCATTTTTCTACAGGTGAACTATGCTGCGTCTCATGGCAGAACAAGCTTCTGCTCAAACGCGTCATAGGACTTCCGGGGGATAATATAAATATAGATGAAAAAGGAAATGTTTTTCTTAACGGAGAGCTTCTCGACGAGCCCTACGTAACAGACAAGTCCCTCGGTGAATGTGATATAGATCTTCCGTATACCGTTCCCGAGGACAAGCTCTTTGTTATGGGCGATCAGCGTGAGACCTCGGTGGACAGCCGCAGTTCAGCTGTAGGCTGTATAGACTACGATCAGATGGTGGGCAGATACCTTTTCAGGATATGGTCCGCTGACTAAACTTATATTTAGTTTAATTAAGAAGGGGGGGTGCATTTGAATAACTCCTTGAAGAAATATCTTCACGAGCTTCGCATGGAAAAGAAACAAAAACGACGGCTGGCTTCATTTATAACTGCCATGTCCGTGTTTGTTTCAACAGGCGTTTTCTGGCAGCTGCGCGGTATAGGCACTGCTATGACAGATGAAACGCCTTCCTTAAACGGGACCGATACGGCAGCTGCGCTGTCAGCTCCAAGCGGTTCTCTGTGCGAAACCAATGAGATATGGGAATCCACACTTCCCGAGCTGACCGACACGCTCGCGGAAAACGCTGCTTTGATAGCAGCTTCTCAATTAGGCTATACCGAAAACGAACAAAATTATACCTTGGGCGACGATGGCTGTACACATAAGAATTACAGCCGTTACGGCGCATGGTTCGGAAATCCGTACGGTGACTGGAACAACATGTTCACCTGTTTCTGTCTGCATTATGCAGGCGTAAATGAAGCAGATATACCGTTAAGCTCGGGCTGCTGGGCATGGTCGCTGAAGCTGAATGAAAAAGGAGTTCTCTCCCCTTTGAACAGAGGCTCTCCAAAACGCGGAGATGTGCTGCTGTTTGATACCGACCTTGACGGTAAGGCAGACCGCTCGGGAATCATTTTCGATGTTGCCGAGACCTGCTTCATCACTATAGAGGGACAGGTAGACGGAGCTGTAGCGGAATGCAGGCACTCCCCCGATGATGAGCATATCATAGGCTATGTGCCTGTTGAAACGCCTGAGAATGAAAATGTATCCCTTATTGAGTTCTCGGCGGAAAGCGAGTCGGGAATAAAGGTAGCAGCTTCTGCCGAATTGGGCGTATTCCCCGACGGCACTGAAATGCTTGCGACAGATATACCCCGTGACGAGGCTCTGGGAAAAGCTGCCGATGCTCTCGGCACAGGAACAGATGAGATAGAGGCAGTTGCCGTTGATATCTCGTTCCTCTCTCCCGACGGCGTCGAGCTTGAACCAACGGACAGCTCTGCGGTCCATGTGGAGATAACTCTCCCCGAAGAGCAGAAACTCAGCGGCGATGAGTTCAATCTTATTCACATTTCCGACAGCGGCGGTACGGAAATAATCGAAAACGCCGAGGTATCCGAGAACGGCGCGGAGTTTGACGCGGAGAGGTTTTCGATTTATGTTATTACATCGAATGGTGAAATTGAAAAGGATAGGCTTATTATAGATGGAAACAATAATTACGTAAATAACTCCTCGGATAATCCCTATGTTGTGACGCTTGGTTCAATGTTTACAGTTGTAGGCTATACAACCGTTCCCCCTGGCGATAATTATGATCAAGGTTTTTTATATGGTTGGAATCCAGAAATCATCTCTCGTTGGGGAGATGCTAATAATGCTGCTTCTGCTGACTCTAACGGCTACTATCGTCGTGAAATAAGATTTAAGGCGAACAAACCTGGCAATACAAAAGTAAGCTTGGATCTTGGAAATGGTAATTATGCAAATTTATACGTTTCTGTTCAAGTTCCTTCAGAAAGGGATATTTACGTTGTTCGCTGGAATGAAGAAATTGATAAAGATCAGCTTTATACCAAAGATGGTGCCACGTATGTTACTAATTCGCAAAGTACCCCTTATCACATCAATGTTGGAGAAACTTTAACACTTGCAGGTTATTCAAGTGTTAATGCGTGGCTATATATGCCTGGTAATATCGTTTTAAGGCAAGACGGGAGTACATCTCGTACGTTATCCTATGATACAGATGGCGTAAATCGTACGGTAATGACTGTAACTGGTCAGTCCCCGGGCGTACAAGATATTGTGCTGGATGTTGATGGTAATAATAATTATAGAAGTTTCTGGATCGAGGTTCTTCCATCGGATGTTAATTATTCAAATAAGCTTAAAGATATTTATGTAAAAACTGCTCTTGATGATCGTGATATTGATAAAGTAAATGAATTTCTTGAGTTATTCGGTTTTCCGCATTCAGATGATGGATATGTTTATAATCAAATTTCGACCTACGACGGAAAAACAAAATTATATCCTTATCTACTTTCTGTCGGACAATCTGCAATTTTTTATGTAAAAGATTCACCAACATCTACTATGGAATATAAAGCTGTGAAGCTTCCTATTGTCGGTACAACTGAAAATGATTCTTTTAAGGTAATACTTGGTAATGTTTCAAGCAGCGCAGCAGAGGTAACAGATGATGATTTTATTATAACAAAAACAGGTGATGGCGCTGTAAATATCGAGGCGAAATCAAGTGGTTTGTATCGTGTTACTCTTAAAGATAATGATTCGACACTACGTGATTTTTATATCTATGTTGTTGACAGTAATTTTAAAGATATGACACATTCAGATATAGAGATTTCAGACGGAGGTAAGTATACCATTACCGAGGTTGAAACGGACGCTTCTACAGGAATAAAAACAACTACGCTTTGGGAGTATGATGCTATAATCAGTGGTGTAAATGATTGTTTCATATATGATAAATCAGATCAAGTTATACAGAATTATAGTAGTGCAAACAATGACTATACCAACATAGGCGTAGCAGGTTCTACACAATATGAATGGACATCAGAGCCAAGCTTTTCTGGACACTGGGATAAAACTTTTGATTACAGCAAAGTTTCTCATGTTGTATTTGATGTTAAGCTTGATTTAACTCCGAATAGCAAAAAAATTTTGGTTGAACATCTGGATGAAAGTAACAATTGGATCGTGGATACTGATTGGACTTCTGAGTCTTGGTCGGACTCAACTATAACTATTGACAGTGTTCAATACGACTTAGGTGAACAAGACATGATAGATGCATTTAATAAATGTCCGAATCACACAGGTTTGGACTTTACGACACGCTCAACAGGTGCTCTTGTTCAGCTGAATGCCCAAAAAGAACTTATAGGAAGAACTATGCAAGAAAATGAATTTCAATATGAACTCATTGACAGTAATAATGGAAATGTTATCTGGACATCAAAAAATAAAGCAGATGGTAATATTGAACTGTTTAATCACACATATTCTTCTCCTGGTCGATTTGAATACATTGCACATGAAGTCAATAATTCAAATGATACAGAAACATTATATGATAGCAAAGAGTATCGGATAATCGTAAATGTTACTGAAAAACAGATTAATGATATTCCGATTCTTTTAGCAGAAATAGAATATCCAGATGGAGTACCGAAATTTACAAACTATCAGACCTACACCCTCCCCTCAACAGGCGGCGGCGGTGTAGTTCCATATATGATAACAGGCTCAGCCATTATCATACTCTCTTTCGCGGCACTTTTGCAGCGAAAAAGAAAGGAGGATAAATGATCTCTCCTTACGCAGAAACCAAACAAAATTTAATTATGAAAGGTGATATTATGAGAAAAAATTTTAAAAGCTTATCAGCGATATTAATGACTTCCGTACTTGCTGTTTCAGCAGGTTCAATGGCTATGCCCGCTTTTGCGGATTATACGATCACTATGTCCTCAACTGAAAATCATACATACACTGCATATCAGATATTCGATGGTGATCTTCATGAATCAGGCGGTACAAAAACACTTTCAAATGTTACATGGGGTGCAAACATAAACGGTGCTGCATTTCTGACTGCTCTTCAAGGTTCATCAGATTTTGGCGCTACAAATCCTTTTACAGGAAAAACAACAGCTGCACAAGTTGCAAGTATAATTGATGGGTGGAATGATACTACAGATGCATCTAAAATAAAGGCTTTTGCAAAGCTTGCAGCTGCAAATCTCAATACAACAGCCGGGGTAAGCGGAACAGGATCTATCAGTATTGGTGCAGCTAATGCAGGTTACTATCTTATCAAGGATACAACTACATCAATGCCAAATGGAGGAACATATTCTGATTTTATACTCGAGGTTGTTTCTGATGTTACAGTTGCTGCAAAGGATGAAACCGTTACATCAGAAAAGAAAGTGACTGACAAAAACGACTCCACAGGCGCGACGGTGGGAAACCAGACTACCGCTGACTATGACATCGGCGATGATGTTCCCTATGTACTGACATTTACTCTTCCAACAAAGTATGCTGAGTATTCCAAGTATCCGATAACATTCACCGATGATATGTGCGCAGGTCTTACATATAATGGTGACGCTAAGATATACTATGGAAAAAACTCAGGGGGTACCATTACGTATGATGACGGTACCGCACTCGGTGCTTCTTTCACATCAACGGATATATCATCATCAGATGCATACAATGGTGGAAAAAGATATACTTATACAATTGCCGACTTGAAAGCTACACAGGCATCTGCTACTGCTGGCACTAATTTAGCTACTCTTGGTGCAGGTGATGTAATAAAGATCGAATATACTGCAAAGCTTAATTCAAATGCTGTTGTCGGCAGTGCAGGTAACCCCAACAAGTACAATGTAACATTTGCTAACGATCCGAACTGGTATGATGACGGCACTGGACCACAGCCTGATAATCCGCCAACCGGTAATACACCTCCCAAAGAAAACAAAGTTTATACATACAAGGTAGTTCTTAATAAAACAGATGGAACCAATGCACTTACTGGTGCAGATTTTGAACTTTACAAGTTTGTGGTTGATACAACAGGAACAGATTCATATACATCAGGCGGAACAACATATAACGGTACATGGACAAATGTTACAGCATTAAATTCCGGTACGGATAAACCTACTAAAGCAAAAACAGCTTCTGGCTCAGTAGTTAATTCAGTATTCACATTCAGCGGTATTGACGATGGTCACTACAAGCTTGTGGAGACTGCAACACCTCCAGGATATAACTCAATAGATGATATTGAGTTTGATATAACACCTACTGCTGACGGTGATTTAGATGATGTTTCAGTAACAAATCTTTCACTTACAGCTGATGATACAGCAGGTTCATTAACAGGTGACGTTGTCAATAGTCAGGGCGTAATCCTTCCGGGCACAGGCGGCATGGGTACAACAGTATTCTACATCGTCGGTGGACTGCTTGTAGCAGGCGCACTGGTACTTCTTATCGTAAAGAAGAGAATGAATATCAAGGAAAAGTAATTTCCTAAATTTGCAGTATTGCGGCGGTAAGGCTTGTCCCTCCGCCGCAGATATTGCGGCAGGGAGGAGCCGATGAAAAAACATTTTTTCAGCATTGCAATTTTCATAATGTTTATCGTCGGATTGTCCGTGCTGCTATATCCAGCAATCAGCGAATATATCAACTCCAAGCACGCTTCCCGTGTAATATCCGCATACAACGAGAAGCTCAGCGATTCCTCGGAGGAAGAGCTTGAGGCTGTCTTCGCAAAGGCTGAGGATTACAACAAAAGACTTAACGCCAATCCCTCTGCGTTCTTCGATCCCTCTCTGGTTAGCGGGTACGAGGATACTCTCGATATTACGGGAACAGGTATCATGGGCTATATCGACATCGACAAGATCAATGTGGAGCTTCCCATATACCACGGAGTCGGAAAGGAAGTTCTTCAGATCGGCGCAGGACACCTGTCGGGAACGAGCCTCCCCGTCGGCGGAAGCTCCACTCACAGTGTACTCTCCGGACACAGAGGACTTCCCAGCGCAAAGCTCTTCACAGATCTGGACGAGCTTGAGATCGGTGATGTATTCACTGTGACTATACTCAACAGGTGCTTTACCTATCAGATAGACCGGATAAAGGTAGTTCTCCCCGAGGAGTATGACGATCTCCGCATTGTTGACGGCAAGGACTACTGCACTCTCCTGACCTGTACTCCATACGGCATCAATTCCCACAGGCTTCTCGTCAGAGGAGTTCGCATAGAAAACATCGAGGAGAAAAAGGTGGGAGTATTCGTTAAGAACGAAGCATTCAGGATCGATCCGCTGATAGTAGCTCCTATCGCAGCCATACCGCTGCTCATTATAACATTCACGCTGATATTCATCAGCGATAAGCGTCAAAGGAAAAAGACAAAGAAATGATCTATACCGAACAGTTAGCAGGGTGATAAGATGTCAGAAAAGAAAAACAGAATATTTTCAGTGCTGCTGAGTCTGCTTTGCATATTCATGCTTCTGGCTTCTGTCATGCCTGACAGCCGCGCAGCAGAGACAAATTCCTCTGTCACTCTTGTATGTGCACAGGACAGCGTAAAGGTCTCATCTATGTACTGGAAGATATACAAGGTCGGTGAACGCCGTGACGGCAGATTCGTACTCACAGGAAAATTTGCTGGATACCCCGTTGATATGAACGACCTTGATACAGATACCGTCCGCGGTATCGCTCAGGCTCTGGAGAGCTTCATCATAGGCGACAGCATAGAAGCTCATTCAACGGGACTGACCAACTCTGACGGAACAGTCGTATTCAGCGGTCTTGACAGCGGACTCTATCTTGCTGTAGCCAAAAAAGTAAAAAAAGGCGAAACGTCATACATGGCAACTCCCCTGCTGTTCGAGATAAAGGAGGACGGCTCGGCTGAGAAAGCCTTCCCCAAGATATACAGCACCATTACCCTTGAAGGCTCAGTGGGCAGCTATACCGTAAAAAAGGTATGGGTGGACAACGACGACTCCTATGAGGCACGCCCAGTAAACGTAACGGTAGACCTGTTCAAGGACGGAGAGCTTTATGATACGGTAGTTCTCGACGAGTCCTCAAACTGGCAGCACCGCTGGAACACTCTCGAGCTCGATTCGGAATGGCGCGTGCTGGAGCGCAATATCCCTGTAAAATACGCAGTTCTTGTGGATTATAACTCCAAGCAGTTCCTTATAAAGAACTCCTATGCTCCCGAAATGCTTATCGAGGGCGGAAGCCAGACAGCAACGACGACCACTGCACCTGTCACTGTGACGTCAGGCAGTACCTCCTCCACATCGGCCGCGACTACTGCAACTGCCACAGTTACTACAGCATCAGGCTCGTCACTTCCACAAACGGGACAGCTCTGGTGGCCTGTGCTGCCCCTTGCACTTGGCGGCATGACGCTGATATGCATAGGCTTGCTTTCGGGAAAGAAGAATAAAAACGATGAGAGCTAAATTCCGCCGATCATGTATCATCACAGGTGCTTCCCTGATATTTATCGCCCTTTGTCTGTGTGTTTTCAATATCAATGAGAGCAGAACGGCGGCTAAGCGCTCACAGTCCGCTCTTACCGAGCTGAGAACAGCAATTGAAAAGGTCACAGAGTCCACCGCACAGCCCAATACCGACGACACGGAGGACGACCTCTTCGTTCAGTACGAGGAGCCTGCTCCTGCGGAAATGCCCACCGTCAGCATTGGCGATACGGGCTACTGCGGCTATCTTACCATATCGGAGCTTGGACTGGAGCTGCCCGTGATAAACGATTTCAGCTACGGCGCACTGAATACTGCTCCATGCAGGTACAGCGGCTGCACCGAAAGCGGCGACCTTATCATAGCAGCCCATAACTTCAGCAGCCATTTCGGACGGCTGGGCAGCCTTTCCGACGGAGCTGAAATAGTCTTTACCGACTGCAGCGGAAGAGCTTTCCACTATAACATTATAAGCATCGAAGAGATCCGCGGCGATGATGTTGATGCCATGCTGGGCAAGGACGATGACCCGTGGGACATGACACTTTTTACCTGTACCCTCAGCGGCAGAAGCAGGATAACTGTCCGCGCAAAACTAACATATTGAGCAAAGCTCCCTGACACTTATTTGTCAGGGAGCTTTTATTGATTTACACATTTACAATACAACATATCATGCAGATTATATATACTTACGAATAAATCATGAATTCAAACAAAATATTTTCAACCTTTTCTGTAATTTTGTGGGTTGTCTCGCAGGAAAATATGAGTTACAATATTGGTGGATATTAAAATTTAAAGGAGGAATTTCTTATGTTATCAAAACTTCCCTCTCGTCTGACTTCATTTGGAATTGCTGCCGCTATGATGTGTTCTTTCACCAACTTGCCAATACCAAGCATCTCGGCGGCTGAGGACGCAAACATCCGCAATTTCAGCATCTCAGACGTGACCATGACTGACGCATACAGCGTCAACGCTTTCAACAAGGAGCTTGATTATCTCCTTGCATTCGACACCAACAGGCTCCTCGCAGGCTTCCGCGAAAACGCAGGTCTCAACACCAACGGCGCAAAGCGCTACGGCGGCTGGGAAAACACCAACATTGCAGGTCACTCGGTAGGTCACTATATGACTGCCATCGCGCAGGCATATCAGAATCCTTCCATTACCGAGGAACAGCGCTCGGCTCTGTACAAGAGAATGACCACCCTTATCGACGGTCTCAGACAGTGCCAGAAGAGCTCAAAGGGCAAACCGGGTCTTATCTGGGCTGCCTCCCACCCCAACGGCACAGGCGTTGAGGTACAGTTTGACAACGTTGAAGCAGGCAAGTCCAACATCATCAGCGAAGCCTGGGTGCCATGGTACACCATGCACAAGCTCATCGCAGGTATAGTCGATATCTACGACGCAACAGGCTATGCTACCGCAAAGGACTTAGGCTCTGACCTGGGCGACTGGGTATACAACCGCTGTAAAACATGGAACGACCAGAAGCACCGCACTGTACTCTCTATCGAGTACGGCGGAATGAACGACTGTATGTACGAGCTGTACCGCATAACAGGCAAGGACAATCACGCTGTTGCAGCTCATTATTTCGATGACACAAATCTCCATGAGCAGATCCTAAAGGGCGGAGCTAACGTGCTCAACGGCAAACACGCCAACACCACTATCCCTAAGTTCCTCGGAGCTCTAAAGCGCTATACCGTAGCTCACGGCAAGACCATAAACGGCGAAAAGGTTGACGCTACACGCCAGCTTCAGTACGCAGAAGCTTTCTGGGATATGGTAGTAAACCACCACACCTATATCACAGGCGGAAACAGTGAGTGGGAGCACTTCGGCATGGACGATATTCTTGACAAGGAGCGTACAAACTGCAACTGCGAGACCTGTAACTCATACAATATGCTCAAGCTCAGCCGCGAGCTGTTCAAGATAACAGGCGACAGCAAATATATGGATTTCTATGAGAACACCTACTATAACTCGATTCTCTCATCACAGAATCCAGAAACAGGTATGACTACCTACTTCCAGCCTATGGCTACAGGCTACTTCAAGGTATACAGCTCACGCTTTGACCACTTCTGGTGCTGTACAGGAAGCGGTATGGAAAACTTCAGCAAGCTGGGCGACACTATCTATATGCACGGCGACGATACTCTCTATGTAAATATGTATCAGAGCTCTATACTCAACTGGGCTGACAAGAATATGAAGATAACCCAGAAGAGCAATATCCCCAACAGCGATACAACGTCCTTCACTATCGACGGCAGCGGCGCAGTTGACTTCCGCTTCCGTATCCCTGACTGGAAGGCAGGCAATATGACTGTCAAGGTTGACGGCGAAAAGTACTCCTACAAGACAGTTGACGGCTATGCTCAGGTAACAGGCGACTTCAAGAGCGGCGACGTTATCGAGCTGACTATACCCGAGGAGGTCAAGGCTTACTCACTCCCAGACAAGAACACGGTATACGGCTTCAAGTACGGTCCTGTGGTACTCAGCGCAGAGCTGGGCAAGCAGAACATGGCTACAGGCTCAACAGGTATGTGGGTAACTATCCCCAAGGATAAGGTGACTCCCTCAGAGAATATCCGTATCTCCGACAACAGCACAACTGTCAATACCTTTATGACAGACATCAACGAACACCTTGTAAGAGACGGCAGCTCCCTGAACTTCAAGCTCACAGGCACTGACCACGACCTTACATTCTCACCTCATTATCAGCAGTACCAGCAGCGCTACGGCATCTACTGGAACTTCCAGAGCAGCAGCACCGCTGTTGACCGTCCTGCACGTTCAAAGTCCACTGTTACCGATACGGTACAGCCCGGCTACGGACAGTATGAGAACGACAACCTCCACGATATGCAGGAGACTAACACTCAGGGCATCACCGACGACAGCACCTACCGCTACGCTAAGAGCGGCGGTTCGTTCAGCTACCGCATGGCTATCGACAAGGAAGCTCCCTACACTATGCTTACCGTTAAGTTCCGCAAGGCTGACAACGGCAAGTCCATAAGGATAGTTGTGGGCGATACAGTGCTCTATGCAGGAACTCTCGATTATAAGGGCAGCAGCGACGTTTACGACGTAAAGCTCATCGTTCCGCAGGAGGTCATCGACAAAAACGTCAAGGCAA
Coding sequences:
- a CDS encoding response regulator transcription factor, with translation MSNILIIDDDEHISGMLSEALTAEGYTVSAAYSGTEALMLLSKEKPDLILLDLMLPGITGEKLLPQIKDIPVIIVSAKADITDKVELLLGGAADYITKPFDMQELLARIAVQLRKGSANGGKSLLSFGEIALDTDTHTAEVNGAEIKLTRTEYAILKLLMQNPEQVVAKLTILERISDDTPDCTEDSLKIHIHNLRRKLKAVIGRDYISSVWGIGFMLTEKS
- the lepB gene encoding signal peptidase I, whose product is MSKKEFGDLNKRELVDLVYTMMNADEEKSSELPPVEQVAAERVKLDNKAKFRRILKSTVSALLVVAATAVLISMLFLPVIQVSGDSMQPTLNSGDIILLVKTKHFSTGELCCVSWQNKLLLKRVIGLPGDNINIDEKGNVFLNGELLDEPYVTDKSLGECDIDLPYTVPEDKLFVMGDQRETSVDSRSSAVGCIDYDQMVGRYLFRIWSAD
- a CDS encoding Spy0128 family protein — encoded protein: MNNSLKKYLHELRMEKKQKRRLASFITAMSVFVSTGVFWQLRGIGTAMTDETPSLNGTDTAAALSAPSGSLCETNEIWESTLPELTDTLAENAALIAASQLGYTENEQNYTLGDDGCTHKNYSRYGAWFGNPYGDWNNMFTCFCLHYAGVNEADIPLSSGCWAWSLKLNEKGVLSPLNRGSPKRGDVLLFDTDLDGKADRSGIIFDVAETCFITIEGQVDGAVAECRHSPDDEHIIGYVPVETPENENVSLIEFSAESESGIKVAASAELGVFPDGTEMLATDIPRDEALGKAADALGTGTDEIEAVAVDISFLSPDGVELEPTDSSAVHVEITLPEEQKLSGDEFNLIHISDSGGTEIIENAEVSENGAEFDAERFSIYVITSNGEIEKDRLIIDGNNNYVNNSSDNPYVVTLGSMFTVVGYTTVPPGDNYDQGFLYGWNPEIISRWGDANNAASADSNGYYRREIRFKANKPGNTKVSLDLGNGNYANLYVSVQVPSERDIYVVRWNEEIDKDQLYTKDGATYVTNSQSTPYHINVGETLTLAGYSSVNAWLYMPGNIVLRQDGSTSRTLSYDTDGVNRTVMTVTGQSPGVQDIVLDVDGNNNYRSFWIEVLPSDVNYSNKLKDIYVKTALDDRDIDKVNEFLELFGFPHSDDGYVYNQISTYDGKTKLYPYLLSVGQSAIFYVKDSPTSTMEYKAVKLPIVGTTENDSFKVILGNVSSSAAEVTDDDFIITKTGDGAVNIEAKSSGLYRVTLKDNDSTLRDFYIYVVDSNFKDMTHSDIEISDGGKYTITEVETDASTGIKTTTLWEYDAIISGVNDCFIYDKSDQVIQNYSSANNDYTNIGVAGSTQYEWTSEPSFSGHWDKTFDYSKVSHVVFDVKLDLTPNSKKILVEHLDESNNWIVDTDWTSESWSDSTITIDSVQYDLGEQDMIDAFNKCPNHTGLDFTTRSTGALVQLNAQKELIGRTMQENEFQYELIDSNNGNVIWTSKNKADGNIELFNHTYSSPGRFEYIAHEVNNSNDTETLYDSKEYRIIVNVTEKQINDIPILLAEIEYPDGVPKFTNYQTYTLPSTGGGGVVPYMITGSAIIILSFAALLQRKRKEDK
- a CDS encoding isopeptide-forming domain-containing fimbrial protein, with translation MRKNFKSLSAILMTSVLAVSAGSMAMPAFADYTITMSSTENHTYTAYQIFDGDLHESGGTKTLSNVTWGANINGAAFLTALQGSSDFGATNPFTGKTTAAQVASIIDGWNDTTDASKIKAFAKLAAANLNTTAGVSGTGSISIGAANAGYYLIKDTTTSMPNGGTYSDFILEVVSDVTVAAKDETVTSEKKVTDKNDSTGATVGNQTTADYDIGDDVPYVLTFTLPTKYAEYSKYPITFTDDMCAGLTYNGDAKIYYGKNSGGTITYDDGTALGASFTSTDISSSDAYNGGKRYTYTIADLKATQASATAGTNLATLGAGDVIKIEYTAKLNSNAVVGSAGNPNKYNVTFANDPNWYDDGTGPQPDNPPTGNTPPKENKVYTYKVVLNKTDGTNALTGADFELYKFVVDTTGTDSYTSGGTTYNGTWTNVTALNSGTDKPTKAKTASGSVVNSVFTFSGIDDGHYKLVETATPPGYNSIDDIEFDITPTADGDLDDVSVTNLSLTADDTAGSLTGDVVNSQGVILPGTGGMGTTVFYIVGGLLVAGALVLLIVKKRMNIKEK
- a CDS encoding class C sortase produces the protein MKKHFFSIAIFIMFIVGLSVLLYPAISEYINSKHASRVISAYNEKLSDSSEEELEAVFAKAEDYNKRLNANPSAFFDPSLVSGYEDTLDITGTGIMGYIDIDKINVELPIYHGVGKEVLQIGAGHLSGTSLPVGGSSTHSVLSGHRGLPSAKLFTDLDELEIGDVFTVTILNRCFTYQIDRIKVVLPEEYDDLRIVDGKDYCTLLTCTPYGINSHRLLVRGVRIENIEEKKVGVFVKNEAFRIDPLIVAPIAAIPLLIITFTLIFISDKRQRKKTKK
- a CDS encoding Cna B-type domain-containing protein — protein: MSEKKNRIFSVLLSLLCIFMLLASVMPDSRAAETNSSVTLVCAQDSVKVSSMYWKIYKVGERRDGRFVLTGKFAGYPVDMNDLDTDTVRGIAQALESFIIGDSIEAHSTGLTNSDGTVVFSGLDSGLYLAVAKKVKKGETSYMATPLLFEIKEDGSAEKAFPKIYSTITLEGSVGSYTVKKVWVDNDDSYEARPVNVTVDLFKDGELYDTVVLDESSNWQHRWNTLELDSEWRVLERNIPVKYAVLVDYNSKQFLIKNSYAPEMLIEGGSQTATTTTAPVTVTSGSTSSTSAATTATATVTTASGSSLPQTGQLWWPVLPLALGGMTLICIGLLSGKKNKNDES
- a CDS encoding sortase, with product MRAKFRRSCIITGASLIFIALCLCVFNINESRTAAKRSQSALTELRTAIEKVTESTAQPNTDDTEDDLFVQYEEPAPAEMPTVSIGDTGYCGYLTISELGLELPVINDFSYGALNTAPCRYSGCTESGDLIIAAHNFSSHFGRLGSLSDGAEIVFTDCSGRAFHYNIISIEEIRGDDVDAMLGKDDDPWDMTLFTCTLSGRSRITVRAKLTY